The genomic DNA GCGGCCACGCGTCGATGGGCGCCTTTAACCGGCGTGCCGGAGTAGCGTCGGATAACTGATGGTCGGTACCGCGACGCTGGTGACACTCGTGATCGCGAGCCTGGCGAGCCTGTTCATGGCCTGGTCCATCGGTGCCGGTTCCTCGGGCTCGACTCCCTTCGCGCCCGCGGTGGGTGCGAACGCCATCAGCGTGATGCGGGCCGGGTTCATCGTCGGCATCCTCGGGTTGCTGGGGGCCATCCTGCAGGGTGCCAACGTGACCGAGGCGGTCGGGAAGGAGCTGGTCGTCGGGGTCACGCTCTCGCCGGTCGCCGCCACCGTGGGCCTGCTGGTGGCCGCGACCCTCGTCGCCATCGGCGTCTTCGCGGGCTACCCCATCGCCACCGCGTTCACCGTCACGGGGGCCGTCGTGGGTGCGGGGCTGGCGATGGGTGGTGACCCGGCGTGGGCGAAGTACCAGGAGATCGCGACCCTCTGGGTGCTCGTCCCCTTCGTCGGCGGCGGTATCGCCTACGGAACCGCGGTGACGCTGCGTGACGAGCGCGTCTCCGAGCGGGTGGCGGTCCCGCTGCTCGCGGCGGTCGTCGGCCTCATCCTGGCCAACGTCGGCTTCGTCCTCCTGGGGCCGGCGGGCGAGGCCTACTCCATCGCGGAGACCATCGCCGCCGAGTTCTCGGGCCCGCCACTCGCCATCCGGGCCGCGGTCTCGATTGTCCTCGCGGCCATCGTCGCGCTGGCCCTCTGGCGGGACCTCGTCCGCGACGAGGCCGCCGGCCAGCGCCACTTCCTGCTCGTCCTCGGTGGCCTCGTCGCCTTCTCCGCCGGCGGCTCGCAGGTCGGCCTCGCGCTCGGCCCGCTGCTTCCGCTGCTCGACGACACGTCACTCGTGCTCCCGCTCACGGGCCTCCTGCTTGCCGGTGGCCTCGGCCTGCTCGCCGGGTCCTGGACCGGCGCCCCCCGGATGATCAAGGCCCTCAGTCAGGACTACTCCGCGCTCGGCCCGCGCCGCTCCATCGCCGCGCTCATCCCCTCGTTCGCCATCGCGCAGACCGCCGTCTTCTTCGGTATCCCTGTCTCGTTCAACGAGATCATCGTCTCGGCCATCATCGGCTCGGGCTACGCCGCGGGCGGCGCCGGCGTGAGCCGCGAGAAGATGGTGAAGACGGTGCTGGCGTGGGTCGGGTCGCTCGTGCTGGCGTTCACCGTCAGCTACGGGATGTTCGTTCTCGTGGACGCGGTGCTGTGACGGCGGCCGCGTACGCGGAACACGGAGTCCGACTCCCGTGAACCCCCTATCGCCCTGCGGCGGCCGAGCCATACCGGTGTCGGGGAGCCCCGTGGGACCGACCGTCGCGACCGGCCGGCGCCCCGACGGCGTTCGGGGCCGGACGGGCCATCCAAACTACCTCATTATCTACTCGATTATGGTGAAATTGGGCGACCCATCGATATATCTGCGAGGTTTGAAGTGAATCGGCCTGATATTCCGAGAGTGAGATGTCGATGCAACAGCACGAGATCGGTGCGATACTGCAGCAGGTCAAGGGGACGATGGTGCTGTTCCTCGCGACCGGGGTCGGGATGGGCATCGGCGGCTGGGCGCTCCTGGACGCGGTGACGTCCGGATCTGGGGGCGGAATCGGGGCATCCCTGGTGGCTGGCTTGCTCCTGCTTTCGGCGCTCGTCGCCATCCTGATGGCGGGCCCGGTGGTCGGCGCAATCAGCGGTGTCCGGGCGGAACTCGAAACCGCACGGTCGCTCGGACTGAAGAGCTACGGGATCACGGGTGTCACCGTCCTCGTCGGCCACATCGCGATGGTCGTCCTCGCGTTCTTCATCACGGTCATGGGCGTCAGTACCGGCGATTCGGGTGGCGGCGGTGGCGGTGACTCCGGCGACGTACCCGGCGTGGGCGACTACCTCACGCCCATCGTCCTCGGTGGCCTCGGAGCGGCGTTCACTGCGGTCGCTGCGCAGTACGCGTATCGAGCCCTCGCGGAACAGTAGTGGCCGGACGCCCGAGGAGTAGAGGCCGCCCCGAGGTCCCCCTTCAGTCCGTCGCCACTTCGTCGGCCTCCGCCTCCTCGTCCTCGACGCCGTAGTCGTCGGTGACGGTGATGCGGGCCTTCATGATGCGCGTGTTCTCGACCTCCTCGACGCGGATGTCGACGCCCTCGTAGGAGATGACCTCGCCCTCCTCGACCAGCCGGCCCGCGCGGTTGAAGATGAAGCCCGCGATGGTCTCGAACTCCTCGCCCTCCGGGAGTTCGATGTCGAGCGCCTCGTTGACCTCCTCGATGTTGAGTTCACCCCGCACGAGGGCGGTGTCCTCGTCGAGGAAGTCGATGGGCTCCTCCTCCTCGCCCTCGAGAATCTCGCCGACGATCTCCTCGGTGAGGTCCTCCATCGTCACCAGGCCCTCGGTGGTCCCGAACTCGTCGATGACAATGACCATGTGCATCCGGTTCTGGCGCATCTCGGCGAGGAGTTCGTCCACGTTCTTCGACTCGGGGACGTGCAGCGTCGGCTCGATGAGCGACTCCAGGGTGAGGTCCTCGGACTCGTTCTCGCCGTAGTTCAGGTCCCTGACGAGGTCGCGGACGTGGACGACGCCGATGATGTTGTCCAGCGATCCCTCGTAGACGGGGATGCGGGCGTGGCTGGACTGGACGGCGGTCTCGAGGGCCTCCTCGATGGTCCCCTCGGTGGAGATGGCCGTCATGTCGAGTCGGGGCGTCATCACCTCCTTCGCGATGGTGTTGTTGAAGCGGAAGACGCGCTGGAGCAGCTGGCGCTCGTCCTCCTCGATGACGCCCTCGCGCTCGCCGGTCTCGATGATGTCACGGATCTCGTCGCGCGTGACGTACGAGGTCTCGATCGCCGAGCGACCGCCGGTCACCTTGTTGACGACGCGGGTGAGGTAGTCGAACAGGACGACCAGTGGGAGCAGGAGGTACTCGGCGATCTGGAGGGGCCGGGCGATGCGCAGGGCCCAGGACTCGGTGTTCTCGACCGCGTAGGACTTGGGCGCGCTCTCGCCGAACAGCAGGACCAGCGCGGTGATGCCGAAGGTCGCGGCGGCGACCGCCGCGCCCTGCGAGAGGTAGAGCGCGAACAGCCCCGTCGCGATGGAGGACATCGCGATGTTGACGATGTTGTTGCCGACGAGAATCGTCACGAGCAGGCGATGCGGGTCGGACTTGAGCTCGGCCATCGCCTCCGCGCCAGGGATGTCGTCCTCGAGCAGCGACTCCACGCGGTGTGGGGCCAGCGAGAACATGGCGATCTCCGAGGAGGAGAAGAAGGCCGATAGCATGATGAGAAAGAGGATACTCACGAGGCCGAGCGTGGTCAGGGTTGCGTCGTCGACGGCCGGGAGGCCGGGCATCGTCTGGAGGAATGCACCGCTGTCGAGGGCCGCTTCCGCGAGCAGCGGGCTGAGGGGGCGTATACCCATCGGAATAGTCCGTTTTGACCCGCCACGGGATTAAGGGTTTGCCATATGGAGTCGGCGTCCTCGAATGGCGTGGCGGTCGGGCTGGTGGCTCACGGACGATGGCCAGCGGGCCCGTGCGCGGGTCGCTTCCGTGGGCGATACCCTTACCGGTCGGTCGCTCGTACGCTGCCCCATGAGCGATCCGACCATCACGCTGTACCGGCTGCAGGCCTGTCCGTTCTGCGAGCGCGCGGTCCGGAAGCTGGACGACCTCGGTATCGATTACCGTTCCCGGTTCGTCGAGGCCCGCCACTCCCGCCGGGACGTGGTCAAGCGCCTGACCGGCGCCCGGACCGTCCCGGCGCTCGTCGACGAACGCACTGGCGTCACGATGTCCGAGTCCGCCAATATCGTCGAGTACCTCGACGAGACGTACGGCGACGGCGCCGGGGAGACGCCGGTCCACGTCTCCGCCGACGCCGCGGGCGACGACGTGCAGCGCCTGGAGTCCGATGGCGCCGACGAGGACGCCGACGAGACCGACACCGACGAACAGGAGGTGGAAGCCTGATGGACCTGGGCTTCGAGGTCTCCGAACTCCCACCGGCGGACGCGCTCGCGGACGGGGAGACGGCGCCCGACTTCACCCGACCGCTCGTCAACGACGAGTTCTGGGAGGACGTCTCGCTGTCGGACCTCACGGGCGAGGGGCCCGTCGTCCTCGTGTTCCACCAGATGGCCGGCGACTTCCCGCCGACCTACATCTTCCAGCGCATCCGCGACGACGAGTGGACCGACTGGGACGCCGAGATCGTCGGCATCTCCATCTCCTCACCGTACGAGCTGAAGGGGTTCATCCGTGAGTGGCGCGACTTCGAGCAGTTCCGGTTCTTCTCCGACCCGTCGGCCCAGGTGGCCGAGGAGTTCGGCGTCGCGACCGACGTGGACGGGATGACCGGCATCCGCGAGCCCCGGCCGGCCGTCTTCGTCCTCGACGAGGACCGCACTATCCGGTACGCGTGGGCCGCCGGCGAGAACCCCGAGTTCCCGCCGTACTCGGAGGTCGAGGCGGCGGTCCAGGACCTGTAGGGACAGATGACCGGCCCGTCAGTCCCCGAGGAGGTCATCGAGGCCGCCGCCGATCGCATCCGGGCGGGTGGTCTCGTGGCGTACCCGACCGAGACGGTGTACGGGCTTGGCGCCGACGCCACCGACCCCGCCGCGGTCGAGCGCGTCTTCGAGGCCAAGGGGCGCGACCGGTCGAAGCCGCTCTCGATGGCCGTCCCGGACCTCCCGGCGGCCGCGCCGTACGTCCGGCTCGGTGAGCGCGAGCGGCGGTTCTGCGACCGGTTCCTCCCCGGCCCGGTCACGGTGGTCGTCGAGCGCACCGACCACGTCCCGGACGAACTCGTCGCCGGCGGCGAGCGGGTCGGCCTCCGCGTCCCGGACCACGAGGTCGCGCGGCGGCTGCCCCGGTCCGCGGACCGACCCGTCACGGCCACGAGCGCGAACCTGAGCGGCCAGGGAAGCGCCCGCGGCGTCGACGAGATCGACGAAGCGGTCCGCGACCGGGCGTTCGTCGTCGACGGGGGCCGGACGCTCGGCGGCGGGAGTACCGTCGTCGACGTGACGGCGGGCACCATCCACCGGCGCGGGAAGCGCATCGACGCCATCGAGGCGTGGCTGGCCGAGAACTGAGTCCGGCTACGTCACTGACCGGTGCGCCCCCGTTGTCCCGGTCAGTCGCCACCCAGCAACGACCGGAGCGTCCGCGTCCGGGTCCCACACTCGGCGCGGTACTCGCAGGGTGCACAGCGGTCGTCGTTCTCCAGCCGGGGCGGCGGGCCATCCATCGACCGCGCGACACGGAGCGCGTGTCGGTAGGCGGCCGTGCGGCGCGTCCCCAGCGAGATGCGACGGA from Haloglomus litoreum includes the following:
- a CDS encoding inorganic phosphate transporter, which produces MVGTATLVTLVIASLASLFMAWSIGAGSSGSTPFAPAVGANAISVMRAGFIVGILGLLGAILQGANVTEAVGKELVVGVTLSPVAATVGLLVAATLVAIGVFAGYPIATAFTVTGAVVGAGLAMGGDPAWAKYQEIATLWVLVPFVGGGIAYGTAVTLRDERVSERVAVPLLAAVVGLILANVGFVLLGPAGEAYSIAETIAAEFSGPPLAIRAAVSIVLAAIVALALWRDLVRDEAAGQRHFLLVLGGLVAFSAGGSQVGLALGPLLPLLDDTSLVLPLTGLLLAGGLGLLAGSWTGAPRMIKALSQDYSALGPRRSIAALIPSFAIAQTAVFFGIPVSFNEIIVSAIIGSGYAAGGAGVSREKMVKTVLAWVGSLVLAFTVSYGMFVLVDAVL
- a CDS encoding L-threonylcarbamoyladenylate synthase — translated: MTGPSVPEEVIEAAADRIRAGGLVAYPTETVYGLGADATDPAAVERVFEAKGRDRSKPLSMAVPDLPAAAPYVRLGERERRFCDRFLPGPVTVVVERTDHVPDELVAGGERVGLRVPDHEVARRLPRSADRPVTATSANLSGQGSARGVDEIDEAVRDRAFVVDGGRTLGGGSTVVDVTAGTIHRRGKRIDAIEAWLAEN
- a CDS encoding redoxin domain-containing protein, translating into MDLGFEVSELPPADALADGETAPDFTRPLVNDEFWEDVSLSDLTGEGPVVLVFHQMAGDFPPTYIFQRIRDDEWTDWDAEIVGISISSPYELKGFIREWRDFEQFRFFSDPSAQVAEEFGVATDVDGMTGIREPRPAVFVLDEDRTIRYAWAAGENPEFPPYSEVEAAVQDL
- a CDS encoding hemolysin family protein, translated to MGIRPLSPLLAEAALDSGAFLQTMPGLPAVDDATLTTLGLVSILFLIMLSAFFSSSEIAMFSLAPHRVESLLEDDIPGAEAMAELKSDPHRLLVTILVGNNIVNIAMSSIATGLFALYLSQGAAVAAATFGITALVLLFGESAPKSYAVENTESWALRIARPLQIAEYLLLPLVVLFDYLTRVVNKVTGGRSAIETSYVTRDEIRDIIETGEREGVIEEDERQLLQRVFRFNNTIAKEVMTPRLDMTAISTEGTIEEALETAVQSSHARIPVYEGSLDNIIGVVHVRDLVRDLNYGENESEDLTLESLIEPTLHVPESKNVDELLAEMRQNRMHMVIVIDEFGTTEGLVTMEDLTEEIVGEILEGEEEEPIDFLDEDTALVRGELNIEEVNEALDIELPEGEEFETIAGFIFNRAGRLVEEGEVISYEGVDIRVEEVENTRIMKARITVTDDYGVEDEEAEADEVATD